The following are encoded together in the Bacillus cereus group sp. RP43 genome:
- a CDS encoding peptidoglycan DD-metalloendopeptidase family protein, with product MAKFIYPTNTTRVTSGFRGSRPNHHGVDLAESGDHPIYAAASGRVSRSYYSSSYGECIMIVHTIDGVTWETVYAHMRSGSRTVKEGDYVTQGQTIGVMGSTGQADGQHLHFELHKGGWNDSKSNAVNPLDYLGKGDGGSTTDPSENKPVQSKGVGIATSKYPEGAGINLYISGDKDAHATGRIIDTKTPYLIIDAAWYGGNENRLCLGWQAWVKQEHFDVQWFYAYSKYPAGAGINTYNGPNGEWTGNVDGSVAYEIYARKDGYIAIGPNAWVKEEHFNVR from the coding sequence CATCATGGCGTAGATCTTGCTGAATCGGGTGATCATCCGATTTATGCAGCGGCTAGCGGGCGAGTTAGTCGTTCTTATTATTCATCCAGTTATGGTGAATGTATTATGATTGTGCATACTATTGATGGAGTTACATGGGAAACTGTATACGCCCATATGCGTAGTGGTTCTCGAACGGTTAAAGAAGGCGATTATGTTACACAAGGACAAACAATTGGAGTTATGGGGAGCACGGGGCAGGCTGACGGCCAACACTTACATTTTGAATTGCATAAAGGAGGCTGGAATGATAGTAAGAGTAATGCCGTGAATCCGTTAGACTACTTGGGAAAAGGAGACGGTGGTAGCACGACTGATCCTTCCGAAAATAAGCCAGTACAATCAAAAGGTGTTGGAATTGCTACGTCTAAATATCCAGAAGGTGCTGGTATCAATTTATATATTAGTGGTGATAAAGATGCTCATGCCACTGGCCGAATAATCGATACCAAGACTCCATATTTAATTATAGATGCTGCTTGGTATGGTGGTAATGAAAATAGGCTATGCTTAGGTTGGCAGGCATGGGTGAAGCAAGAGCACTTCGATGTACAATGGTTCTATGCTTACTCAAAATATCCGGCAGGTGCTGGTATTAACACATATAATGGACCAAATGGTGAATGGACTGGTAATGTGGATGGATCTGTTGCTTATGAAATTTATGCAAGAAAAGATGGTTATATTGCTATTGGACCAAACGCATGGGTGAAAGAAGAACATTTTAATGTAAGGTAG